In the Pseudoliparis swirei isolate HS2019 ecotype Mariana Trench chromosome 21, NWPU_hadal_v1, whole genome shotgun sequence genome, one interval contains:
- the leap2 gene encoding liver-expressed antimicrobial peptide 2 produces MTSFWKCCFCNITFGPEKIKRERERERERERVDPPPSLAVPVCIKEKALPPLTCTLLTPGPSTPPPRVLPTASGRPGPSESQEEMKHRGALAVCAVLLLLSQQVCAGPVRSGSDPRPASSAPGPRRRARMTPLWRIMNSKPFGAYCQNHYECSTGLCRAGHCATSHRSISEAVNY; encoded by the exons ATGacctcattttggaaatgttgTTTCTGCAATATCACATTTGGGCCAGagaagataaagagagagagggagagagagagagagagagagagggtggaccctcctccctccctcgccgTGCCGGTCTGTATAAAGGAGAAGGCGCTCCCTCCTCTCACGTGCACACTGCTGACCCCAGgaccctccacccccccacccagaGTCCTGCCGACCGCCTCGGGGAGACCAGGACCCTCAGAGAGCCAAGAGGAGATGAAGCACAGAGGCGCGCTGGCCGTGTGcgccgtgctgctgctgctgagtcaGCAG GTGTGTGCGGGTCCGGTCCGGTCCGGTTCCGACCCGAGGCCGGCATCGAGCGCCCCGGGCCCGAGGAGGCGGGCCCGCATGACGCCGCTGTGGAGGATCATGAACAGCAAGCCGTTCGGAGCGTACTGCCAGAACCACTACGAGTGCTCCACCGGGCTCTGCAG GGCGGGCCACTGCGCCACCAGCCACCGCTCCATCTCAGAGGCCGTGAACTACTAG
- the bmp15 gene encoding bone morphogenetic protein 15 yields the protein MKATGAKHDLLRMCVLSCFVFLLSCSLTRGGAAVGRTIACQQRALMRSRKSHQSARQKGGNSHHSGSSSHHRPLTDEQKADQNLQFMLSLYRSAAQPDGRPKQHRKFGSNTVRLLRPSASSMRHLPASRDHHYRFTVQYSLDTVPSEQLIRASFIHLRASSSSASSSAARCRAQISSLGKASLVTLEPHERWTETDITAHVRRGEHRGPGRRLTLTAQYWCTEEEEGGGGLSGWWFRKRRRRGGPHLEAPSLLLYLQDEREVTDWMGGLLGAAGAANATAPRLGPWHPSLQRRRRRSKDAAAPDVLKDAASSSSSFSTSASSSIIADIPAAAAAAVRRQTAAPKKRCKLHSFRLSFDALGWGDYFIAPPVYDPRFCQGDCPPVLTYDYHSPNHAIIQTLLSELGVGDVPAPSCVPYKYMPMSVLVMDKKKVEYRTLEDMLAESCTCR from the exons ATGAAGGCGACCGGCGCAAAACACGACTTACTGCGCATGTGCGTGCTGTCCTGTTTcgtcttcctgctgtcctgctcTTTAACCCGCGGCGGAGCGGCGGTTGGCCGAACAATTGCTTGCCAACAGCGCGCGCTGATGCGCAGCCGCAAGAGTCACCAGAGCGCGAGGCAAAAGGGCGGGAACTCCCAccacagcggcagcagcagccaccACCGGCCGCTGACAGACGAGCAGAAGGCGGACCAGAACCTGCAGTTCATGTTGAGCTTGTACCGGAGCGCCGCGCAGCCGGACGGCAGGCCCAAACAGCACCGGAAGTTCGGCTCCAACACGGTGCGGCTGCTGAGGCCGTCCGCGTCATCGATGCGCCACCTGCCGGCCTCGAGAG acCACCACTACAGGTTCACAGTGCAGTACAGCCTGGACACTGTTCCCTCAGAGCAGCTGATCAGAGCCTCCTTCATCCACCtgcgcgcctcctcctcctcggcctcctcctccgccgcccgcTGCAGGGCTCAGATCTCCTCCCTGGGCAAAGCCAGCCTGGTCACCCTCGAGCCCCACGAGCGGTGGACGGAGACGGACATCACCGCCCACGTCCGGCGGGGCGAGCACCGCGGCCCGGGGCGCCGCCTGACCCTCACGGCCCAGTACTGGTgcaccgaggaagaggaggggggcggcGGCCTCTCGGGGTGGTGGTTCCGGAAAAGGCGTCGGAGGGGAGGCCCCCACCTGGAGGCCCCGTCCCTCCTCCTGTACCTGCAGGACGAGCGCGAGGTGACGGACTGGATGGGCGGCCTGCTCGGGGCGGCGGGGGCGGCCAACGCCACGGCGCCGCGCCTCGGCCCGTGGCACCCGTCCCTCcagcggcgccgccgccgctccaaAGACGCCGCCGCGCCGGACGTCCTGAAggacgccgcctcctcctcctcctccttctccacctccgccTCGTCCTCCATCATCGCCGAcatccccgccgccgccgccgccgccgtccggCGCCAGACGGCGGCGCCCAAGAAGCGCTGCAAGCTGCACTCGTTCCGCCTCTCGTTCGACGCGCTCGGCTGGGGCGACTACTTCATCGCGCCGCCGGTGTACGACCCGCGCTTCTGCCAGGGCGACTGCCCGCCGGTGCTCACGTACGACTACCACTCGCCGAACCACGCCATCATCCAGACGCTGCTCAGCGAGCTGGGCGTCGGCGACGTGCCGGCGCCGTCCTGCGTGCCGTACAAGTACATGCCCATGAGCGTGCTGGTGATGGACAAGAAGAAGGTGGAGTACAGGACGCTGGAGGACATGCTGGCCGAGTCGTGCACGTGTCGCTGA